A genomic region of Tamandua tetradactyla isolate mTamTet1 chromosome 2, mTamTet1.pri, whole genome shotgun sequence contains the following coding sequences:
- the AKAP12 gene encoding A-kinase anchor protein 12 isoform X2, with the protein MPWWSNLCLGQRDSEDVSEKDSEKEMAASTAVVQDITKDEEEETPEIIEQIPSTENNLEELEQPTESQSNDVGFKKVFKFVGFKFTVKKDKSEKSDTVQLLTVKKDEAEGAGGSNGAGDHQDTSLEIGEVVCKENELTQSIEKTEETVKSEQSDREISLKAESGQATEGKDEGEEIREKEPSKSPESPASPLTSETPSSFKKFFTQGWAGWRKKTSFRKPKEDELEASEMKKEQEPQKGDAEENGKTEATSETLTVSEQPHPPEATESVSVARLSAEYEKVEPPSEDQVNDLQGSSEEKSAPLATEVFDEKVEIVADVHVSTVEEETEPKAEVEAVESMPPETSVDTNAELQEAEPTEGLVKTKEVCVPGEDHTQLIELSPDEKISLKHPEGIVSEAEMLSSQERIKIQGSPLKKLFTSTGLKKLSGKKQKGKRGGDEESGEQNHIPADSPDSDEHKGESSASSPEEPEEITCLEKSIADVPQDGDVEEGTTSDGDKKREGVTPWASFKKMVTPKKRVRRPSESDKEDELDKAKSATLSSTESAASEMQEEIKGTGEEQKPEEPKRKVDTSVSWEALICVGSSKKRARKASSSDEEGGPKPMGGDGHKADEAGKDQEMGSDHNAQEPDPGQGSSSPEQVGSPSEGEGVSTWESFKRLVTPRKKPKSKFEEKNEDSVTGSGIEHSASDVEPGKEESWVSIKKFIPGRRKKRTDGKQEQASSEDVGSAEANEDESDVPAVVPLSEYDAVEQEKIEAQQAQKREEKSELKGAVYVSEELSKSLVHPVTVAVIDGVRAVSSTEERSPSWISTSVVEPLEQAEDAAQPSTGELVEREVIAEETPVDAHALLEHRDTSDDTVVSEVRLTSEAVMAADITEPLCAEEVTEASGAEETTEMVSAVSQLTDSPDTTEEATPVQEVEGGIPDLEDLGRRTQEVLQAAADKVKDESHFIASAPEDAIGALQKENLEMPEKVEGTEEDSQMLEMKKEMGGVLKAHVEETRTEEFKQEKIIEQTTPESFEKVPQVTESVESSDLRTTSQAEVESQITVEQTVTLDSVETKGSTPVSDFEVLKPTQQDKIVEICGDKEIDSGIQSQFTEAEVVPVEKEMPPVSSNFQSQEENKEQSKTEVELTDKEVSVETDKEVSVETVHSLLKTEVIQEAGQFADEETKNILFTEGFEVSTDPKIAFGQKKITEVTLKDEVTEEAEFRKNVSHSGNTELQSPTTSLSTPAEKEMVVQVEREKTEPQPAQVREEKHEQKLAVTVSEEVSKCLVQTVNVTVIDGEKEVTSFEESSPSWLVQEEVVSRETQVQSSEASLTLTAAAVEEKVLGETVKVIEIVAETLESADAHLVPEEKSEKDEDFPSSSGVDAVPVGIESQAESVPVKLSATTEKDLHSDLKGEQTTSQKWKLDGDEKQMVCQEVKATATKEGDLKAENKILEIETESNKLVQNIIQTAVDQLVSTEEAATERFISDLETQTHPTKADGQEAGQKTMKEVSELQASAQDETQTITAKEESELPTVGQAQPGFSKDGREASEKMTIEAESSSEHVSEEQLEEETSEEKTDAIETTSMPENGVSTTVGENIEKSPFEPKEDEQDDTVDYPEHQNSTLEDTAASGGLTKESPGTDGLKEKEDAQGVEFQESNEPEKEIKIQGQEEIHKQERESAKSELHES; encoded by the exons ATGCCCTGGTGGAGTAACTTGTGCC TTGGACAGAGAGATTCTGAAGATGTGAGTGAAAAAGACTCAGAAAAGGAGATGGCTGCCAGCACAGCAGTTGTTCAAGACATTACCAAGGATGAGGAGGAGGAAACACCTGAGATAATTGAACAGATTCCATCTACAGAAAACAATTTGGAAGAGTTAGAACAACCTACTGAGTCCCAGTCTAATGATGTTGGATTTAAGAAGGTGTTTAAGTTTGTTGGCTTTAAATTCACTGTGAAGAAGGATAAGTCTGAGAAGTCTGACACTGTCCAGTTACTCACTGTCAAAAAGGATGAAGCTGAGGGAGCAGGAGGATCAAATGGGGCCGGTGACCACCAGGATACCAGCTTGGAGATTGGAGAAGTTGTGTGCAAAGAAAATGAACTGACACAATCTATAGAGAAAACCGAAGAAACAGTTAAAAGTGAGCAAAGCGATAGAGAAATCTCTCTTAAAGCTGAGTCTGGACAAGCAACAGAAGGCAAGGATGAAGGAGAAGAAATACGAGAGAAAGAACCAAGCAAATCCCCAGAATCTCCAGCCAGCCCACTGACTAGTGAAACGCCATCTTCCTTCAAAAAATTCTTCACTCAAGGTTGGGCTGGCTGGCGAAAAAAGACCAGTTTCAGGAAGCCAAAGGAGGATGAACTGGAAGCTTCTGAGATGAAAAAGGAACAAGAGCCACAAAAAGGAGACgcagaagagaatggaaagacgGAGGCTACCTCTGAGACACTGACAGTTTCTGAACAGCCACACCCACCAGAAGCTACTGAAAGTGTCAGtgttgccagattatctgctgaATATGAAAAAGTAGAGCCTCCCTCTGAAGATCAGGTGAATGACTTGCAGGGATCTTCTGAAGAGAAATCTGCTCCTTTAGCCACAGAAGTGTTTGATGAGAAAGTAGAGATTGTTGCAGATGTCCACGTTAGTACTGTAGAGGAGGAAACAGAGCCAAAAGCTGAGGTAGAAGCAGTAGAGTCCATGCCACCTGAGACATCTGTTGATACAAATGCTGAACTACAGGAAGCGGAACCTACTGAGGGACTGGTAAAGACCAAAGAAGTATGTGTTCCAGGAGAGGATCACACCCAACTCATTGAACTGAGTCCTGATGAAAAAATATCGTTGAAACATCCTGAGGGCATTGTAAGTGAGGCCGAAATGCTGTCATCACAGGAGAGAATTAAGATACAAGGAAGCCCTTTAAAGAAACTTTTCACTAGCACTGGCTTAAAAAAGCTCtcgggaaagaaacagaaagggaaaagaggaggCGATGAAGAGTCAGGGGAACAAAATCACATTCCAGCAGATTCTCCAGATAGTGATGAACACAAGGGTGAGAGCTCTGCTTCGTCCCCTGAAGAACCTGAGGAGATTACCTGCCTAGAGAAAAGCATCGCAGATGTACCACAGGATGGGGACGTGGAAGAAGGAACGACTTCTGatggagacaaaaagagagaaggtgtTACTCCCTGGGCTTCTTTCAAAAAGATGGTGACACCCAAGAAACGTGTCAGAAGGCCTTCTGAGAGTGATAAGGAAGATGAATTGGATAAGGCCAAGAGTGCGACTTTGTCTTCCACTGAGAGTGCTGCCTCtgaaatgcaagaagaaataaaaggaactgGAGAGGAACAAAAGCCAGAAGAGCCAAAGCGCAAGGTTGACACGTCAGTATCTTGGGAAGCTTTAATTTGTGTGGGATCGTCCAAGAAGAGAGCAAGAAAAGCATCATCTTCTGATGAAGAAGGAGGGCCAAAGCCAATGGGTGGAGATGGCCACAAAGcagatgaagcaggaaaagacCAAGAAATGGGAAGTGACCATAATGCCCAAGAGCCTGACCCAGGGCAAGGAAGTTCCTCACCTGAACAAGTTGGAAGCCCCTCTGAAGGGGAGGGCGTGTCCACCTGGGAATCATTCAAAAGATTAGTCACCCCGAGAAAAAAGCCGAAATCAAAGTTTGAAGAGAAGAATGAAGACTCTGTAACTGGGTCTGGCATAGAACATTCAGCTTCAGATGTTGAACCTGGGAAAGAAGAATCTTGGGTTTCGATTAAGAAATTTATTCCTGGACGAAGGAAGAAAAGGACAGATGGGAAACAAGAGCAAGCCTCTAGTGAGGATGTAGGCTCAGCAGAAGCCAATGAAGATGAATCAGACGTCCCAGCTGTAGTACCTCTGTCTGAGTATGATGCTGTCGAACAGGAGAAAATTGAAGCACAGCAAGCCCAAAAAAGGGAGGAGAAATCTGAACTTAAGGGAGCCGTTTATGTGTCTGAGGAGCTCAGTAAGAGTCTGGTTCATCCGGTTACTGTGGCCGTCATTGATGGGGTCCGGGCAGTCAGCAGCACTGAAGAAAGGTCTCCTTCTTGGATATCTACTTCAGTGGTGGAACCTCTTGAACAAGCTGAAGATGCAGCCCAGCCATCTACTGGGGAGCTGGTTGAAAGAGAGGTCATTGCAGAAGAAACCCCTGTTGATGCCCATGCTTTGCTAGAGCACAGAGACACCAGTGATGACACTGTGGTTAGTGAGGTGAGACTCACTTCAGAGGCTGTGATGGCTGCAGACATAACAGAGCCTCTTTGTGCTGAGGAAGTGACAGAAGCGTCTGGTGCCGAAGAGACCACAGAAATGGTTTCAGCAGTTTCCCAGTTAACTGACTCTCCAGACACCACAGAGGAAGCAACCCCAGTTCAGGAGGTCGAAGGTGGCATCCCAGACCTGGAGGACCTAGGGCGGCGGACTCAAGAGGTCCTACAGGCTGCTGCAGACAAAGTTAAAGACGAATCACACTTCATCGCCAGTGCCCCAGAAGACGCCATTGGCGCACTCCAGAAAGAAAACTTAGAAATGCCAGAGAAGGTGGAAGGAACAGAAGAAGATTCTCAGAtgttagaaatgaagaaagagatgGGTGGAGTCTTGAAAGCACATGTCGAAGAAACTAGAACTGAGGAATTTAAACAAGAAAAGATAATTGAACAGACGACCCCAGAAAGCTTTGAAAAAGTGCCCCAAGTCACAGAAAGTGTAGAGTCCAGTGATCTTAGAACCACGTCTCAAGCTGAGGTAGAATCACAGATTACTGTGGAACAGACTGTTACCCTTGACTCGGTTGAAACTAAAGGAAGCACTCCAGTATCAGATTTTGAAGTTCTGAAGCCAACACAGCAGGACAAAATCGTAGAGATCTGTGGAGATAAGGAGATTGATTCTGGTATACAGTCACAGTTCACAGAAGCTGAGGTGGTTCCTGTAGAGAAAGAGATGCCTCCAGTATCTTCTAATTTTCAAtcccaagaagaaaataaagaacagtcAAAAACAGAAGTAGAACTTACAGATAAAGAGGTATCAGTAGAGACAGATAAAGAGGTATCAGTAGAAACTGTACACAGTCTtttgaaaactgaagtgattCAAGAGGCTGGCCAGTTTGCTGATGAAGAAACCAAAAACATACTATTTACAGAAGGATTTGAGGTGTCTACAGATCCAAAAATAGCATTTGGTCAGAAAAAGATAACGGAAGTTACACTTAAAGATGAAGTTACTGAAGAAGCTGAATTTCGAAAGAATGTTTCTCACTCAGGTAATACTGAGCTCCAGAGTCCTACTACATCTCTTTCAACCcctgcagagaaagagatggtaGTTCAAGTAGAAAGGGAGAAAACTGAACCACAGCCAGCCCAAGTAAGAGAAGAGAAACATGAGCAAAAATTAGCTGTTACAGTATCAGAAGAGGTCAGTAAGTGCCTGGTTCAGACAGTGAATGTGACTGTCATAGATGGAGAAAAGGAGGTTACCAGTTTTGAAGAAAGCTCTCCTTCCTGGCTAGTTCAAGAGGAGGTAGTATCCAGAGAAACTCAAGTTCAAAGCTCTGAGGCATCACTAACTTTAACAGCTGCAGCAGTGGAGGAGAAGGTCTTAGGAGAAACTGTCAAGGTTATAGAAATAGTAGCTGAGACTTTGGAGTCTGCAGATGCACACTTAGTAcctgaagaaaaatctgaaaaagatgaagactttccttcttcatcaggGGTAGATGCAGTGCCCGTAGGGATTGAGTCTCAGGCAGAATCAGTACCAGTAAAACTATCTGCTACTACTGAGAAAGATTTACATTCTGATCTGAAAGGAGAGCAAACCACATCACAGAAATGGAAGTTAGATGGAGATGAGAAGCAGATGGTTTGTCAGGAAGTCAAAGCTACTGCAACAAAAGAGGGGGATTTAAaggctgaaaataaaattttggaaattgaGACTGAGAGCAACAAACTTGTACAAAACATAATTCAGACAGCTGTTGACCAGTTAGTAAGTACAGAAGAAGCAGCCACTGAAAGGTTTATATCTGATTTAGAGACACAGACTCATCCGACAAAAGCTGATGGCCAGGAAGCTGGACAGAAAACCATGAAAGAAGTAAGTGAGCTACAGGCCTCTGCTCAGGATGAGACACAAACCATCACAGCTAAAGAGGAGTCAGAGCTACCCACTGTGGGCCAAGCACAGCCTGGCTTTTCCAAAGATGGGAGGGAGGCTTCAGAAAAGATGACAATTGAAGCAGAAAGTTCCAGTGAACATGTTAGTGAAGAGCAGCTGGAAGAGGAGACATCAGAGGAAAAGACAGATGCAATTGAAACGACGTCTATGCCAGAAAATGGCGTGAGTACCACAGtaggagaaaatatagagaagtCGCCATTTGAACCCAAAGAAGATGAACAAGATGATACTGTTGATTACCCTGAGCACCAAAACTCCACCTTGGAAGATACTGCTGCCTCAGGAGGCTTAACCAAAGAGTCCCCAGGTACAGACggactgaaagagaaagaggatgccCAGGGAGTCGAATTTCAGGAGAGTAAtgagccagaaaaagaaattaaaatacaaggCCAGGAAGAGATACATAAACAAGAGAGAGAATCAGCAAAATCGGAACTTCATGAATCCTAA
- the AKAP12 gene encoding A-kinase anchor protein 12 isoform X1, producing MGAGSSTEQRSPEQPEAGVETPAEPEPSALADSAVAAADTATKVLQKNGQLSTVNGLAEQGELSLQAGEPNGQEEGVILRDVGQRDSEDVSEKDSEKEMAASTAVVQDITKDEEEETPEIIEQIPSTENNLEELEQPTESQSNDVGFKKVFKFVGFKFTVKKDKSEKSDTVQLLTVKKDEAEGAGGSNGAGDHQDTSLEIGEVVCKENELTQSIEKTEETVKSEQSDREISLKAESGQATEGKDEGEEIREKEPSKSPESPASPLTSETPSSFKKFFTQGWAGWRKKTSFRKPKEDELEASEMKKEQEPQKGDAEENGKTEATSETLTVSEQPHPPEATESVSVARLSAEYEKVEPPSEDQVNDLQGSSEEKSAPLATEVFDEKVEIVADVHVSTVEEETEPKAEVEAVESMPPETSVDTNAELQEAEPTEGLVKTKEVCVPGEDHTQLIELSPDEKISLKHPEGIVSEAEMLSSQERIKIQGSPLKKLFTSTGLKKLSGKKQKGKRGGDEESGEQNHIPADSPDSDEHKGESSASSPEEPEEITCLEKSIADVPQDGDVEEGTTSDGDKKREGVTPWASFKKMVTPKKRVRRPSESDKEDELDKAKSATLSSTESAASEMQEEIKGTGEEQKPEEPKRKVDTSVSWEALICVGSSKKRARKASSSDEEGGPKPMGGDGHKADEAGKDQEMGSDHNAQEPDPGQGSSSPEQVGSPSEGEGVSTWESFKRLVTPRKKPKSKFEEKNEDSVTGSGIEHSASDVEPGKEESWVSIKKFIPGRRKKRTDGKQEQASSEDVGSAEANEDESDVPAVVPLSEYDAVEQEKIEAQQAQKREEKSELKGAVYVSEELSKSLVHPVTVAVIDGVRAVSSTEERSPSWISTSVVEPLEQAEDAAQPSTGELVEREVIAEETPVDAHALLEHRDTSDDTVVSEVRLTSEAVMAADITEPLCAEEVTEASGAEETTEMVSAVSQLTDSPDTTEEATPVQEVEGGIPDLEDLGRRTQEVLQAAADKVKDESHFIASAPEDAIGALQKENLEMPEKVEGTEEDSQMLEMKKEMGGVLKAHVEETRTEEFKQEKIIEQTTPESFEKVPQVTESVESSDLRTTSQAEVESQITVEQTVTLDSVETKGSTPVSDFEVLKPTQQDKIVEICGDKEIDSGIQSQFTEAEVVPVEKEMPPVSSNFQSQEENKEQSKTEVELTDKEVSVETDKEVSVETVHSLLKTEVIQEAGQFADEETKNILFTEGFEVSTDPKIAFGQKKITEVTLKDEVTEEAEFRKNVSHSGNTELQSPTTSLSTPAEKEMVVQVEREKTEPQPAQVREEKHEQKLAVTVSEEVSKCLVQTVNVTVIDGEKEVTSFEESSPSWLVQEEVVSRETQVQSSEASLTLTAAAVEEKVLGETVKVIEIVAETLESADAHLVPEEKSEKDEDFPSSSGVDAVPVGIESQAESVPVKLSATTEKDLHSDLKGEQTTSQKWKLDGDEKQMVCQEVKATATKEGDLKAENKILEIETESNKLVQNIIQTAVDQLVSTEEAATERFISDLETQTHPTKADGQEAGQKTMKEVSELQASAQDETQTITAKEESELPTVGQAQPGFSKDGREASEKMTIEAESSSEHVSEEQLEEETSEEKTDAIETTSMPENGVSTTVGENIEKSPFEPKEDEQDDTVDYPEHQNSTLEDTAASGGLTKESPGTDGLKEKEDAQGVEFQESNEPEKEIKIQGQEEIHKQERESAKSELHES from the coding sequence TTGGACAGAGAGATTCTGAAGATGTGAGTGAAAAAGACTCAGAAAAGGAGATGGCTGCCAGCACAGCAGTTGTTCAAGACATTACCAAGGATGAGGAGGAGGAAACACCTGAGATAATTGAACAGATTCCATCTACAGAAAACAATTTGGAAGAGTTAGAACAACCTACTGAGTCCCAGTCTAATGATGTTGGATTTAAGAAGGTGTTTAAGTTTGTTGGCTTTAAATTCACTGTGAAGAAGGATAAGTCTGAGAAGTCTGACACTGTCCAGTTACTCACTGTCAAAAAGGATGAAGCTGAGGGAGCAGGAGGATCAAATGGGGCCGGTGACCACCAGGATACCAGCTTGGAGATTGGAGAAGTTGTGTGCAAAGAAAATGAACTGACACAATCTATAGAGAAAACCGAAGAAACAGTTAAAAGTGAGCAAAGCGATAGAGAAATCTCTCTTAAAGCTGAGTCTGGACAAGCAACAGAAGGCAAGGATGAAGGAGAAGAAATACGAGAGAAAGAACCAAGCAAATCCCCAGAATCTCCAGCCAGCCCACTGACTAGTGAAACGCCATCTTCCTTCAAAAAATTCTTCACTCAAGGTTGGGCTGGCTGGCGAAAAAAGACCAGTTTCAGGAAGCCAAAGGAGGATGAACTGGAAGCTTCTGAGATGAAAAAGGAACAAGAGCCACAAAAAGGAGACgcagaagagaatggaaagacgGAGGCTACCTCTGAGACACTGACAGTTTCTGAACAGCCACACCCACCAGAAGCTACTGAAAGTGTCAGtgttgccagattatctgctgaATATGAAAAAGTAGAGCCTCCCTCTGAAGATCAGGTGAATGACTTGCAGGGATCTTCTGAAGAGAAATCTGCTCCTTTAGCCACAGAAGTGTTTGATGAGAAAGTAGAGATTGTTGCAGATGTCCACGTTAGTACTGTAGAGGAGGAAACAGAGCCAAAAGCTGAGGTAGAAGCAGTAGAGTCCATGCCACCTGAGACATCTGTTGATACAAATGCTGAACTACAGGAAGCGGAACCTACTGAGGGACTGGTAAAGACCAAAGAAGTATGTGTTCCAGGAGAGGATCACACCCAACTCATTGAACTGAGTCCTGATGAAAAAATATCGTTGAAACATCCTGAGGGCATTGTAAGTGAGGCCGAAATGCTGTCATCACAGGAGAGAATTAAGATACAAGGAAGCCCTTTAAAGAAACTTTTCACTAGCACTGGCTTAAAAAAGCTCtcgggaaagaaacagaaagggaaaagaggaggCGATGAAGAGTCAGGGGAACAAAATCACATTCCAGCAGATTCTCCAGATAGTGATGAACACAAGGGTGAGAGCTCTGCTTCGTCCCCTGAAGAACCTGAGGAGATTACCTGCCTAGAGAAAAGCATCGCAGATGTACCACAGGATGGGGACGTGGAAGAAGGAACGACTTCTGatggagacaaaaagagagaaggtgtTACTCCCTGGGCTTCTTTCAAAAAGATGGTGACACCCAAGAAACGTGTCAGAAGGCCTTCTGAGAGTGATAAGGAAGATGAATTGGATAAGGCCAAGAGTGCGACTTTGTCTTCCACTGAGAGTGCTGCCTCtgaaatgcaagaagaaataaaaggaactgGAGAGGAACAAAAGCCAGAAGAGCCAAAGCGCAAGGTTGACACGTCAGTATCTTGGGAAGCTTTAATTTGTGTGGGATCGTCCAAGAAGAGAGCAAGAAAAGCATCATCTTCTGATGAAGAAGGAGGGCCAAAGCCAATGGGTGGAGATGGCCACAAAGcagatgaagcaggaaaagacCAAGAAATGGGAAGTGACCATAATGCCCAAGAGCCTGACCCAGGGCAAGGAAGTTCCTCACCTGAACAAGTTGGAAGCCCCTCTGAAGGGGAGGGCGTGTCCACCTGGGAATCATTCAAAAGATTAGTCACCCCGAGAAAAAAGCCGAAATCAAAGTTTGAAGAGAAGAATGAAGACTCTGTAACTGGGTCTGGCATAGAACATTCAGCTTCAGATGTTGAACCTGGGAAAGAAGAATCTTGGGTTTCGATTAAGAAATTTATTCCTGGACGAAGGAAGAAAAGGACAGATGGGAAACAAGAGCAAGCCTCTAGTGAGGATGTAGGCTCAGCAGAAGCCAATGAAGATGAATCAGACGTCCCAGCTGTAGTACCTCTGTCTGAGTATGATGCTGTCGAACAGGAGAAAATTGAAGCACAGCAAGCCCAAAAAAGGGAGGAGAAATCTGAACTTAAGGGAGCCGTTTATGTGTCTGAGGAGCTCAGTAAGAGTCTGGTTCATCCGGTTACTGTGGCCGTCATTGATGGGGTCCGGGCAGTCAGCAGCACTGAAGAAAGGTCTCCTTCTTGGATATCTACTTCAGTGGTGGAACCTCTTGAACAAGCTGAAGATGCAGCCCAGCCATCTACTGGGGAGCTGGTTGAAAGAGAGGTCATTGCAGAAGAAACCCCTGTTGATGCCCATGCTTTGCTAGAGCACAGAGACACCAGTGATGACACTGTGGTTAGTGAGGTGAGACTCACTTCAGAGGCTGTGATGGCTGCAGACATAACAGAGCCTCTTTGTGCTGAGGAAGTGACAGAAGCGTCTGGTGCCGAAGAGACCACAGAAATGGTTTCAGCAGTTTCCCAGTTAACTGACTCTCCAGACACCACAGAGGAAGCAACCCCAGTTCAGGAGGTCGAAGGTGGCATCCCAGACCTGGAGGACCTAGGGCGGCGGACTCAAGAGGTCCTACAGGCTGCTGCAGACAAAGTTAAAGACGAATCACACTTCATCGCCAGTGCCCCAGAAGACGCCATTGGCGCACTCCAGAAAGAAAACTTAGAAATGCCAGAGAAGGTGGAAGGAACAGAAGAAGATTCTCAGAtgttagaaatgaagaaagagatgGGTGGAGTCTTGAAAGCACATGTCGAAGAAACTAGAACTGAGGAATTTAAACAAGAAAAGATAATTGAACAGACGACCCCAGAAAGCTTTGAAAAAGTGCCCCAAGTCACAGAAAGTGTAGAGTCCAGTGATCTTAGAACCACGTCTCAAGCTGAGGTAGAATCACAGATTACTGTGGAACAGACTGTTACCCTTGACTCGGTTGAAACTAAAGGAAGCACTCCAGTATCAGATTTTGAAGTTCTGAAGCCAACACAGCAGGACAAAATCGTAGAGATCTGTGGAGATAAGGAGATTGATTCTGGTATACAGTCACAGTTCACAGAAGCTGAGGTGGTTCCTGTAGAGAAAGAGATGCCTCCAGTATCTTCTAATTTTCAAtcccaagaagaaaataaagaacagtcAAAAACAGAAGTAGAACTTACAGATAAAGAGGTATCAGTAGAGACAGATAAAGAGGTATCAGTAGAAACTGTACACAGTCTtttgaaaactgaagtgattCAAGAGGCTGGCCAGTTTGCTGATGAAGAAACCAAAAACATACTATTTACAGAAGGATTTGAGGTGTCTACAGATCCAAAAATAGCATTTGGTCAGAAAAAGATAACGGAAGTTACACTTAAAGATGAAGTTACTGAAGAAGCTGAATTTCGAAAGAATGTTTCTCACTCAGGTAATACTGAGCTCCAGAGTCCTACTACATCTCTTTCAACCcctgcagagaaagagatggtaGTTCAAGTAGAAAGGGAGAAAACTGAACCACAGCCAGCCCAAGTAAGAGAAGAGAAACATGAGCAAAAATTAGCTGTTACAGTATCAGAAGAGGTCAGTAAGTGCCTGGTTCAGACAGTGAATGTGACTGTCATAGATGGAGAAAAGGAGGTTACCAGTTTTGAAGAAAGCTCTCCTTCCTGGCTAGTTCAAGAGGAGGTAGTATCCAGAGAAACTCAAGTTCAAAGCTCTGAGGCATCACTAACTTTAACAGCTGCAGCAGTGGAGGAGAAGGTCTTAGGAGAAACTGTCAAGGTTATAGAAATAGTAGCTGAGACTTTGGAGTCTGCAGATGCACACTTAGTAcctgaagaaaaatctgaaaaagatgaagactttccttcttcatcaggGGTAGATGCAGTGCCCGTAGGGATTGAGTCTCAGGCAGAATCAGTACCAGTAAAACTATCTGCTACTACTGAGAAAGATTTACATTCTGATCTGAAAGGAGAGCAAACCACATCACAGAAATGGAAGTTAGATGGAGATGAGAAGCAGATGGTTTGTCAGGAAGTCAAAGCTACTGCAACAAAAGAGGGGGATTTAAaggctgaaaataaaattttggaaattgaGACTGAGAGCAACAAACTTGTACAAAACATAATTCAGACAGCTGTTGACCAGTTAGTAAGTACAGAAGAAGCAGCCACTGAAAGGTTTATATCTGATTTAGAGACACAGACTCATCCGACAAAAGCTGATGGCCAGGAAGCTGGACAGAAAACCATGAAAGAAGTAAGTGAGCTACAGGCCTCTGCTCAGGATGAGACACAAACCATCACAGCTAAAGAGGAGTCAGAGCTACCCACTGTGGGCCAAGCACAGCCTGGCTTTTCCAAAGATGGGAGGGAGGCTTCAGAAAAGATGACAATTGAAGCAGAAAGTTCCAGTGAACATGTTAGTGAAGAGCAGCTGGAAGAGGAGACATCAGAGGAAAAGACAGATGCAATTGAAACGACGTCTATGCCAGAAAATGGCGTGAGTACCACAGtaggagaaaatatagagaagtCGCCATTTGAACCCAAAGAAGATGAACAAGATGATACTGTTGATTACCCTGAGCACCAAAACTCCACCTTGGAAGATACTGCTGCCTCAGGAGGCTTAACCAAAGAGTCCCCAGGTACAGACggactgaaagagaaagaggatgccCAGGGAGTCGAATTTCAGGAGAGTAAtgagccagaaaaagaaattaaaatacaaggCCAGGAAGAGATACATAAACAAGAGAGAGAATCAGCAAAATCGGAACTTCATGAATCCTAA